In Thermodesulfobacteriota bacterium, a single genomic region encodes these proteins:
- a CDS encoding response regulator: MKVLVVEDNAATRKLLETLLTKWGYWVEAAGDGKRALEIVNAPDPPRLILLDWVMPGMDGIELCRRIRSSTSGAETGHIIILTARGEKKDIVEGLQAGADDYVVKPFDSGELRVRINAGKRIIELHDALDRRGKIQGVLEMAGAVCHEMNQPLQTITGYLDLIMMEMADPHHPLIEKLQIIKEQINRMGGITRKLMRITTYETREYMEGTKIIDIDKSASKDKGHL; encoded by the coding sequence ATGAAAGTCCTGGTTGTGGAAGATAACGCCGCCACGCGAAAGCTGCTGGAGACGCTGCTGACCAAGTGGGGGTATTGGGTGGAGGCGGCCGGAGACGGGAAAAGGGCATTGGAGATTGTCAACGCCCCTGATCCGCCCCGGCTGATTCTGCTGGACTGGGTCATGCCCGGCATGGATGGCATCGAACTGTGCCGGAGGATTCGCTCCTCGACTTCCGGGGCGGAAACCGGTCATATTATCATTCTGACGGCCAGGGGAGAGAAAAAGGACATTGTGGAGGGCCTCCAGGCGGGCGCCGACGATTATGTTGTTAAGCCTTTTGACTCCGGTGAGTTGCGGGTTCGTATCAATGCCGGCAAACGGATTATCGAACTGCATGACGCCCTTGACCGGCGCGGCAAAATTCAGGGCGTGCTGGAAATGGCGGGAGCGGTCTGCCATGAAATGAATCAACCGCTTCAGACCATTACCGGCTATCTGGATCTTATCATGATGGAAATGGCGGATCCGCATCATCCCTTGATAGAGAAACTGCAGATCATTAAAGAGCAGATCAATCGCATGGGGGGGATTACCCGGAAACTCATGAGAATTACCACTTATGAAACCCGGGAGTACATGGAAGGCACCAAAATTATTGATATAGACAAGTCCGCTTCCAAAGATAAAGGGCATCTCTAA
- the hisS gene encoding histidine--tRNA ligase translates to MIQLIKGFKDILPDESGYWRQVENLAAEIFACFGFVELRPPILERTGLFEKSIGQDTDIVEKEMYTFADRKGDLVTLRPEATASVVRAYIQHQLYAANPCRKLYTIGPMFRRERPQKGRYRQFHQINAEAFGVKEPYLDAQMILLVTTLFRRLGIDDVTVHLNSLGCRQCRPAYKQALHAFLEKHREILCADCRQRLDRNPLRVLDCKVEECRRAAAGAPAIAACLCPECEAHFAAVKTLLTDLHVDFQLDDRLVRGLDYYTRTTFEVQTGSLGAQNAIAGGGRYDELVKMLGGPDQPAVGFAVGCERLIELVRQSNRLTIETGVDLFIAALGSEIREKAFRWMSELQLFGFSVEMCFDERGLKSQMKQADRLGAAETLIIGESELSAGRAVLRNMRTQQQRELPLAGLVEQLKTLLTDPTTRKGIST, encoded by the coding sequence ATGATTCAGTTAATTAAAGGCTTTAAAGACATCCTGCCGGACGAGTCCGGTTACTGGCGTCAGGTGGAAAACCTGGCGGCCGAAATTTTCGCCTGTTTCGGCTTTGTTGAGCTGCGGCCGCCGATCCTTGAAAGAACCGGCCTGTTTGAAAAAAGTATCGGTCAAGATACTGATATTGTTGAAAAAGAGATGTACACCTTTGCCGACAGAAAAGGTGACCTGGTGACCCTCCGACCCGAGGCGACCGCTTCCGTTGTCCGGGCCTATATCCAGCATCAGCTGTACGCCGCCAACCCCTGTCGGAAACTCTATACCATCGGGCCCATGTTCCGCCGGGAACGGCCCCAGAAGGGCAGGTATCGACAGTTTCACCAGATCAACGCCGAGGCCTTTGGCGTCAAAGAACCTTACCTGGACGCCCAGATGATCCTGCTGGTCACGACTCTGTTCAGGCGCCTGGGAATCGATGACGTGACCGTCCATCTCAACTCTCTGGGATGCCGGCAATGCCGGCCGGCATACAAACAAGCGCTGCACGCTTTTCTGGAAAAGCACCGGGAAATCCTCTGCGCCGACTGCCGCCAGCGGCTCGACCGCAATCCTCTGCGGGTGCTGGACTGCAAGGTGGAAGAGTGCCGCCGGGCCGCCGCCGGGGCCCCGGCCATCGCCGCCTGCCTCTGCCCCGAATGCGAAGCCCACTTTGCGGCGGTCAAGACCCTGCTGACCGACCTTCATGTGGATTTTCAACTCGACGACCGGCTGGTCAGGGGGCTTGATTATTACACCCGCACGACCTTTGAGGTGCAAACCGGCAGCCTCGGCGCCCAGAACGCCATCGCCGGCGGCGGCCGTTACGACGAGCTGGTCAAAATGCTGGGGGGACCGGATCAGCCGGCGGTGGGGTTTGCCGTCGGATGCGAACGGCTGATCGAACTGGTCCGGCAAAGCAACCGCCTGACCATCGAAACGGGCGTCGACCTGTTCATCGCCGCCCTGGGCAGCGAAATCCGGGAAAAGGCCTTCCGGTGGATGAGCGAACTGCAACTATTCGGATTTTCAGTTGAAATGTGTTTCGACGAACGCGGTCTGAAAAGCCAGATGAAACAGGCCGACCGGCTCGGTGCCGCCGAAACCCTGATTATCGGGGAATCGGAACTGTCGGCCGGCCGGGCGGTCCTGCGAAACATGCGAACCCAGCAGCAGCGTGAACTGCCCCTCGCCGGATTGGTGGAACAATTGAAGACGTTGCTGACAGACCCAACAACAAGAAAAGGAATTTCCACGTGA
- the aspS gene encoding aspartate--tRNA ligase: MTDELGKLRRTHHCNALNAGMVNSQVVLTGWVQRRRDHGGVIFIDLRDRFGLTQVVFNPERNKVVHEKAHVIRNEFVIGVRGTVAARPQDMINPNLATGEIEVLADELLILNTADNPPFMIEDRVDVSENVRLQNRHIDLRRPGMQRNLISRYRAAMAARQYLDGQGFLDIETPFLTRNTPEGARDYLVPSRVNPGNFYALPQSPQLFKQLLMVAGFDRYYQIVKCFRDEDLRADRQPEFTQIDMEMSFIGEEDIMAIGEGLVAAIIRAITGREVSLPFDRMTYDDAMAAYGLDKPDLRFGLELHDITDIMAGSQFKVFADAVKKGGIVKAMNVKGGEKFTRKELDDFTAYAAIFRAKGLAWIKVREDGWQSPIVKFFSDSEKAALTERLSMEVGDLVLFGADRATIVNDALGNLRNHVAEKMGLISKDEMRFIWVTDFPFFEYDETEKRYQAKHHPFTAPNPEDMDKLETDPEAVRSRAYDLVLNGTEIGGGSIRIHNRQIQERLFSALGLKPEEYEAKFGFLLKALASGAPPHGGMAMGFDRLIMMLCGEDSIRNVIAFPKTQKAACLLTDAPSEIGRAQLDELFLKITVEKDG, from the coding sequence GTGACAGATGAATTAGGAAAACTGCGAAGAACCCACCACTGCAACGCGCTGAACGCCGGTATGGTGAACAGCCAGGTGGTGTTGACCGGCTGGGTCCAGCGCCGCCGGGACCATGGCGGCGTCATTTTTATCGACTTGCGAGACCGGTTCGGCCTCACCCAGGTGGTGTTCAACCCCGAAAGGAATAAAGTTGTTCATGAAAAGGCCCATGTCATCCGGAACGAATTCGTGATCGGCGTCCGGGGGACCGTGGCCGCGCGGCCCCAGGACATGATCAATCCCAACCTGGCCACGGGCGAAATCGAAGTGCTGGCCGACGAGCTGCTGATTCTCAACACCGCCGACAACCCGCCCTTCATGATCGAGGACCGGGTGGACGTCTCGGAAAACGTCCGCCTCCAGAACCGGCACATCGACCTGCGCCGGCCGGGCATGCAGCGCAACCTCATCTCCCGGTACCGGGCGGCCATGGCGGCCCGCCAATACCTGGACGGACAAGGTTTTCTGGACATCGAAACCCCCTTTCTGACCCGCAACACGCCCGAAGGCGCCCGGGACTACCTGGTGCCCAGCCGCGTCAATCCCGGCAACTTCTACGCCCTGCCCCAGTCGCCCCAGCTCTTCAAGCAGCTGCTGATGGTCGCCGGCTTCGACCGTTATTACCAGATCGTCAAGTGTTTCCGGGACGAGGACCTGCGGGCCGACCGTCAGCCGGAATTCACCCAGATCGACATGGAGATGTCCTTCATCGGCGAGGAGGACATCATGGCCATCGGCGAAGGGCTGGTGGCGGCCATCATCAGGGCGATCACCGGCCGCGAGGTTTCCCTGCCCTTTGACCGCATGACCTACGACGACGCCATGGCCGCCTACGGGCTGGACAAGCCGGACCTGCGGTTCGGCCTGGAACTGCACGACATCACCGACATCATGGCCGGCAGCCAGTTCAAGGTCTTCGCCGACGCCGTGAAAAAAGGCGGCATCGTCAAGGCCATGAACGTCAAGGGCGGAGAAAAGTTCACCCGCAAGGAGCTGGATGATTTTACCGCCTATGCCGCCATTTTCAGGGCCAAGGGCCTGGCCTGGATCAAGGTCCGGGAAGACGGCTGGCAGTCGCCCATCGTCAAATTCTTTTCCGACAGCGAAAAGGCCGCCCTCACGGAGCGTCTCTCCATGGAGGTGGGCGACCTGGTCCTGTTCGGCGCCGACCGGGCGACCATCGTCAACGACGCCCTGGGCAACCTGAGAAATCACGTGGCCGAAAAGATGGGCCTGATCAGCAAGGACGAGATGCGCTTCATCTGGGTTACGGATTTTCCCTTTTTTGAATACGACGAAACGGAAAAACGCTACCAGGCCAAGCACCACCCCTTCACCGCCCCCAACCCCGAGGATATGGACAAACTGGAAACAGATCCGGAAGCGGTCCGTTCCCGGGCCTATGACCTGGTACTCAACGGTACCGAAATCGGCGGCGGCAGCATTCGGATTCACAACCGGCAGATCCAGGAACGCCTGTTTTCCGCCCTGGGCCTGAAACCGGAAGAGTATGAAGCAAAATTCGGATTTTTACTAAAAGCCCTGGCTTCCGGGGCCCCGCCCCACGGCGGCATGGCCATGGGGTTTGACCGGCTGATCATGATGCTGTGCGGCGAGGATTCCATCCGGAATGTCATCGCCTTTCCCAAGACCCAGAAAGCGGCCTGCCTGCTGACGGACGCGCCGTCGGAAATCGGACGGGCCCAGCTGGATGAGCTCTTCTTGAAAATAACCGTGGAAAAAGACGGATAA